The Chitinophaga pinensis DSM 2588 region GTTGTATTCAGATGAAACCGGCTATTCAAAACCGGATGTACAAATGTTCAACCGGATGCTGGACAAAGCTGCTTCACTGCATACAGACCTTTTATCCACGGAGGTATGGCATCTGGGTGATAACCAGCTTGCCGATGTTCAGGGTGCACAACGTTTGGGTATAACTGCAACACTGACTGACATTGTTCATAACCCCTTAAACAAGTTGTTACATGAAAGATGTTTATGCCTTACATAGCATTGTAGATGACGCTCATTTTCCGTTTGATCCTGCAGCTTACAGCTGCTTCAAATTTGGAGATGGCGCTGTTGCGGAGGCATTCGGTACTGCACTGGCTACAGGTTTCATTGCTACTTACGGAGACAGATTGTCAGAGAATGAACAGCTGGTCGTGTTACCCAGCCCATATACCACTATCCCTACTGCTTCTTATCATATGACGACAGCATTTGTAAAAATGCTGAACCGTTATTTATGCATGAGGGGATATAACCCGGCAGATACCGCTAAGATCCATCGCTATAAAACTTATAGCATTGACTATGGCGCGCTGGATATGGAAAGCAGGAAAGCGCTGATCATCAATGACAAATACCATCTGGATAAGGAATTTCTTGCAGGTAAAACGCTGATCTTTACAGATGACATCCGTATAACGGGTAGCCATGAACTGATCATCCGGAATCTGCTGAAGAAATTCGGGCTGAGCAACGATGCTTATTACCTGTACTATGCACAGTTGCAGAACCAGGATATTCATCCCAACATAGAAAATAAGTTAAACTACTATAGTGTACATTCCTTACAGAGTCTTGAAGCCGTGATAGGATCATCTTCCTTCCGCTTCAATACAAGAGTGGTGAAATTCATACTTAATGCGCCATTTGCTGAGTATGAAAAATTGCTGATGAAACAAACGCATGGGTTCCTGCAGGAGCTGGCGGATTGCTGCATTGGTAATAATTATCACCAGATGGAAGAGTACAGAAACAACGCAAACTTTTTATTTGATCATCTTCAAAAAAAAATACCATCATGGCAATCAATCTGCAAAAAGGAGAAAGAGCCAATATCGAATTACCAAAATTCACTATTGGCTTAGGATGGGATATCAATGAATCACATACAGGCGGAGAATGTGACCTGGATGCTTCTGTATTTCTCTTAGGTGAAAACAGGAAGATCATATCAGATCCGTATTTCGTGTTTTATAACAACCTGGAATCTCCTGATGGCGCTGTAAAACATTCCGGCGACAACCGTACTGGCGCCGGTGATGGCGATGATGAAACCATCCATGTAGACCTCTCTGTTATTAACCCTGCTGTAAAAGAAATCTGTGTGGTTGTTACCATTCATGAAGCAGCTGCGCGTAAACAGAATTTTGGTCAGATCCGCAATTCATTTATCCGCATTTATGATGCTGCGAAAAATGTAGAGCTGGTGAAATATGAACTGGGAGAAGATTTCTCTATCGAGACTTCAGTTGAATTCGGCCGTATCTACAAACGCGAAAACCAATGGCGTTTTGAAGCGGTAGGTATTGGACAGAGCGGCGGACTGGAACAGTTCCTTTCAAAATACGCTTAAGCGCATTTTGACAATTAGGAATTAGGAATTACGAATTAGGAATTAATGTTAATAAACGCTTTCTCCTTTTGAAATGCGTTATTATCTGATATGACCTTGTCATCTTGTTGTTCTTAACTTTCGATGGAGAATAGTATTCTCAATTTCTAATTCCTAATTACTAATTCGTAATTCCTAATTATTTAATGGACCTGACATTATTATAAGAGTATGAGACGTCTTCCGGTATACCTGTTACTTGACACTTCCGGCTCCATGCGCGGCGAACGTATAGAAGCAGTGAAAAACGGATTGCAGGTATTGGTGTCAAAATTAAGACAGGACCCCTTTGCCCTGGAGTCAGTGTGGATCAGTATTATTACGTTTGATCGTGAAGTGAAACAGCTGCTGCCACTGACTGCTTTGGAGTCATTACAGTTACCCGAGATCACAACGCCTGAATCAGGGCCCACCAATATGGGCGCAGCGCTTGAAATGCTTTGCTCAAAACTGGATGCGGAAGTTGCAAAGGGCAGCGATACGCAGAAAGGCGACTGGCGCCCCTTACTGTTTCTGATGACGGATGGTAAGCCTTCCGACCTGGCGGCTTTCCGTGAAGTCGTGCCTAAAGTGAAAAGTAAAAACCTTGCTGCATTGGTCGCCTGTGCCGCCGGTGCAGAAGCGCAGGACAGTTTCCTGAAAGAACTGACTGATAATGTTGTACACCTCGATACCGCAGATAGCTCAACACTGATGTCCTTCTTTAAATGGGTATCAGCATCTATCGGTACCGGCAATAAGAGTGTGGGTACAACAGAAGAAATACAACTGCCACCACCACCGGCAGAAGTACATGTAATTATTTAAAAAGATTTGGCAGCAATCGCTGTACAACATAACCATCGCTCATACCGGTACAGCCGGCATGACATTAAAGAACTATACCAATGTTTTTATTATATCTGATCGTTAATATCCTGATAGTAGGACTCTTTTTATATTCCAAACTGCTGCCTTATGAGGAGCGCTTAACCGGCACCTATAAGCAGGCATTCAGTTTTTTCAAAAGTATCTTCAAACCCGTACTGAGCTTATTCAGTGGTATCAAGCCGTTTCAGGTAGGTACAGGATTGTCTGTGGATATGACACAGATCATCTTACTGATCATCCTGCTCATACTTAATTATTTTTGTCGATGAGAAGGTTACCCATTTATTTCCTGATAGACGTTTCTGAGTCTATGGTAGGAGAACAAATTCAGTTTGTTGAGGAAGGACTTGCAGCCATCATAAAAGAGTTGAAATCTGACCCATATGCACTGGAAACTGCATGGGTATCTATCATCGTGTTTGCCGGTCAGGCAAAAACAATAGTACCATTGCAGGAAGTGATCAGCTTCTATCCGCCTAAGTTCCCAATCGGCGCAGGTACTTCCCTCAGTAATGGCCTGGGACACCTGATGTATGAAATGCGTAAGAATACCATACACACCACCGCTACACAGAAAGGCGACTGGAAACCGATCGTATTCCTTTTCACAGACGGTACACCAACTGATGATACAAGCGCTGCTGTCCGTGAATGGAAGCAGAACTGGCAAAACAAATCAAACCTGATTGCAATCTCCTTCGGAGATGAAAATAATCTGAGTGCCCTGAAGGAACTCACAGAGACGGTATTGTTATTTAAAAACGCAACGCCACAGTCCTACAAAGAATTCTTCAGATGGGTGACTGCATCCATTAAATCCAGCAGTGTGAGCGTCAGCAACAACGGTTCTGGTATAGAGCTAGCCAAGCTGAGCGACGGTGTGATTGAAAAGGTGGATGTGGATAAGCTGCCACCTGTAAAGCCTGGAGTCATAGATACCAATTACGCCATCTTTGCCGCCAAGTGCCAGAACACCGGCAAACCTTATCTGATCAAGTATAAGAAAGGGTTGCGTCCTGTAAATATCAGCGGGCTCGATATGCAGTCTATGGGATACCGCCTCAACGGTGCATTTCCTGTAGATAATATGTATTTTGAATTGTCTGCCGAAGGCGGTGTGCTCAACAGCAAGGTGAGCACTGATGAACTGGAAGGATTTCCTACCTGTCCGTGCTGCGGTAACCAGTACGGTTTCAGTGTCTGTTCCTGCGGAAAGGTACATTGCATAGGACAGGAGGAGGTAAGTACCTGCTCCTGGTGTGGTAAACAAGGCAAATACGGCTTTGGTGACGGGCACCTGGATATTAACAGAACTCAGGGATAATGACGAAACACGATCAGTCTTTTATAGAATCATTGCTGAGGCACAAAGGCAATACTGTAAGGGAAAACCAGCAGGCATTGTTCGAAAAGTTTATACAGGAAGAACATATCCTTCAGGCCGTGCAGATGATTATAAAATCTCAAAACGATATAGTGGAATCCTGGAAAGAAAGATCAATGATCGACGATATCCTGCAGAAGCATATTACAATGCCAAATGGCAGGGTAAATAAAGCATACAGTTTCACATTTGATCCTGTGGCATTGGGATTACAGGAGATGGGCGACTTTGACTGGAGCATACCACCAGAACTGGGTATTGCTTTTGATGAAGCTACCAATACGATCTCCGGTACACCAAAGCAGCAGGGCGAATTTATATTGTCACTGTTGTTCCGTTTGAAGCATCATCCGGCTGACAGAGCATTTTCCGAAAAGAAAATACATCTTGTCGTGAACCCGGACCCGAAATCATTATGGCAGTATCTGCCTTCTGATAAAGAAGATAAATACTGGCAGCCCGATCAGGACGCGGTGACGCTACCTTTTGGCGACCGTAAGCTGGTTATTGCTTCAAAGAGAGGACGCAGTCATGCGCACGAAGGCAAGTTCAGAGATGATAGCTTTGGTTGCGATTTTAATGCTGAAAAGGGATGGGGTATCATATCCGTAGCCGATGGTGCAGGTTCTGCAAAATACAGCCGCAAAGGGGCTAATATAGCGTGTAAAGCGGCCGTGACCAGTTTCCAGGAACTGCTTGCCAGCGACAGGATTACTATACTGGAAGAAGCCATTGCTGCTTATCTTGGCGATCCCAGTGAAGATAACCAGAAAAAAGTGAGCGTACAGTTTATCGAGCAACTCGGCAAGCTGGCTTTCATCGCACAGGGAAAAATTAAACAGGAAGCCCAGGACAATGGAGCGGAAGTGAAAGATTATGCCACGACCCTTATTTTTGCCCTGGTGAAGAAATATGCTGCCGGTTATGTGATCAGCTCTTTCTGGGTAGGGGATGGCGGTATCGGCATCTACCAGGACACTACAGGCGAGGCTTTTGTCATGGGTACGCCTGATAGTGGTGAGTTTGCCGGACAGACGCGTTTCCTCACTATGTCTGATATTTTCGCGAACGGCGCTTATGTGAACCGTATCCGCTTCAAAGTAGTACCCGATTTCACAGCATTGCTGCTGATGACAGATGGTATTACTGATCCTAAGTTCCAGACGGACGCCAATCTCCAGAAAAATGAGGTCTGGCGCGAGCTGTGGAAGGATCTGAACGGCATCAATGAAGATGGTGCGAAAGTAAACTTTGCCGGTTCCCCCGCAGAAGTACAGGAATGCCTGCTTAGCTGGCTGGATTTCTGGTCTCCGGGCAATCATGACGATCGTACCATTGCTATTTTATACTGATAAGGGATTACATGAGCAACATAATCACAGTAACAGC contains the following coding sequences:
- a CDS encoding PP2C family serine/threonine-protein phosphatase, whose product is MTKHDQSFIESLLRHKGNTVRENQQALFEKFIQEEHILQAVQMIIKSQNDIVESWKERSMIDDILQKHITMPNGRVNKAYSFTFDPVALGLQEMGDFDWSIPPELGIAFDEATNTISGTPKQQGEFILSLLFRLKHHPADRAFSEKKIHLVVNPDPKSLWQYLPSDKEDKYWQPDQDAVTLPFGDRKLVIASKRGRSHAHEGKFRDDSFGCDFNAEKGWGIISVADGAGSAKYSRKGANIACKAAVTSFQELLASDRITILEEAIAAYLGDPSEDNQKKVSVQFIEQLGKLAFIAQGKIKQEAQDNGAEVKDYATTLIFALVKKYAAGYVISSFWVGDGGIGIYQDTTGEAFVMGTPDSGEFAGQTRFLTMSDIFANGAYVNRIRFKVVPDFTALLLMTDGITDPKFQTDANLQKNEVWRELWKDLNGINEDGAKVNFAGSPAEVQECLLSWLDFWSPGNHDDRTIAILY
- a CDS encoding vWA domain-containing protein gives rise to the protein MRRLPVYLLLDTSGSMRGERIEAVKNGLQVLVSKLRQDPFALESVWISIITFDREVKQLLPLTALESLQLPEITTPESGPTNMGAALEMLCSKLDAEVAKGSDTQKGDWRPLLFLMTDGKPSDLAAFREVVPKVKSKNLAALVACAAGAEAQDSFLKELTDNVVHLDTADSSTLMSFFKWVSASIGTGNKSVGTTEEIQLPPPPAEVHVII
- a CDS encoding TerY-C metal binding domain-containing protein: MRRLPIYFLIDVSESMVGEQIQFVEEGLAAIIKELKSDPYALETAWVSIIVFAGQAKTIVPLQEVISFYPPKFPIGAGTSLSNGLGHLMYEMRKNTIHTTATQKGDWKPIVFLFTDGTPTDDTSAAVREWKQNWQNKSNLIAISFGDENNLSALKELTETVLLFKNATPQSYKEFFRWVTASIKSSSVSVSNNGSGIELAKLSDGVIEKVDVDKLPPVKPGVIDTNYAIFAAKCQNTGKPYLIKYKKGLRPVNISGLDMQSMGYRLNGAFPVDNMYFELSAEGGVLNSKVSTDELEGFPTCPCCGNQYGFSVCSCGKVHCIGQEEVSTCSWCGKQGKYGFGDGHLDINRTQG
- a CDS encoding YggT family protein, which translates into the protein MFLLYLIVNILIVGLFLYSKLLPYEERLTGTYKQAFSFFKSIFKPVLSLFSGIKPFQVGTGLSVDMTQIILLIILLILNYFCR
- a CDS encoding phosphoribosyltransferase family protein: MKDVYALHSIVDDAHFPFDPAAYSCFKFGDGAVAEAFGTALATGFIATYGDRLSENEQLVVLPSPYTTIPTASYHMTTAFVKMLNRYLCMRGYNPADTAKIHRYKTYSIDYGALDMESRKALIINDKYHLDKEFLAGKTLIFTDDIRITGSHELIIRNLLKKFGLSNDAYYLYYAQLQNQDIHPNIENKLNYYSVHSLQSLEAVIGSSSFRFNTRVVKFILNAPFAEYEKLLMKQTHGFLQELADCCIGNNYHQMEEYRNNANFLFDHLQKKIPSWQSICKKEKEPISNYQNSLLA
- a CDS encoding TerD family protein, whose amino-acid sequence is MAINLQKGERANIELPKFTIGLGWDINESHTGGECDLDASVFLLGENRKIISDPYFVFYNNLESPDGAVKHSGDNRTGAGDGDDETIHVDLSVINPAVKEICVVVTIHEAAARKQNFGQIRNSFIRIYDAAKNVELVKYELGEDFSIETSVEFGRIYKRENQWRFEAVGIGQSGGLEQFLSKYA